The stretch of DNA CGACGTTTACACCAAGTGGGTTTCGGCGGAAGGCTTCCTTCCCACCACCAAGTCGGGTGCTGAAAAGCTCGCGTCGAACGCAGACACGAAGCCCTTCCTTGACCTGCTGCCCAATGCCCAGTTCTACCCGTCCACCAATAAGGCCTGGACCGCGACGCAGGGTGCCGTGAAGTCGCTGATCGGGCAGATCGCGCAGGGCTCAGACCCGGCATCGGTCCTGAAAGACATCCAGGCCAAGGCCGACGCCGCTTCCTAGAACTCCCCGGATGGCCGGTGGCTGACAACGACTGTCACCGGCCATCCTCTACAGACCGCTGAGATCCCGGAGAAACTCGATGAGCACAACTGCCGCCAAGGGCAAGACGCGTGACGCCCGCAGCGCCGGACCGGCCGCCCCCCGGCGCGCCAAGGCCAGCCGCGGCCGGGACAGCCTGTGGAAGGCGCTGCCCTGGATCGCCCCCTGCCTGGTGCTGATTTTCGGCATCGTCCTGTTCCCTGCCGCCTACATGATCTACAACGCGTTCCGTTCGATCAGCAGTTACGGGACGGACGTGGGAGCCGCCGGGCTCAAGAATTTCCAGATCGTCTTCGCGGACCCGGCCCTGCCCCGGGTCCTGCTGAACACGGCAGTGTGGGTGGTTGCGGTCGGCCTCATCACCGTGGTGCTTTCCCTGGCGCTGGCACAGTTCCTCAACAAACCCTTCCCCGGACGAACCCTGGTGCGGATGGCGGTCATTGTGCCCTGGGCGGCCAGCGTGGTCATGACCACCACCGTCTTCGTTTACGGCCTGGATCCCTTTTACGGCATCATCAACAAATTCATGGTGGACCTGCACCTGATCGATGCACCCTTCGGCTTCACCAAGAGCATGCCGTCGGCGTTCATCATCGCCATCCTGACGGCAGTCTTCGTCTCCCTGCCGTTCACCTCCTACACCATTTTGGCCGGCCTCCAGAGCATTCCCGGGGAGGTGCTGGAGGCGGCCAAGATGGACGGCGCGGGTCCGGCCCGCACCTATTTCAGCGTGGTCCTGCCGCAGCTCCGCGACAGCCTTGCCGTGGCGGTGCTGATCAACATCATCAATGTCTTCAACAACCTCGCGATCCTGAAACTCATTACCGGCACCCTGCCGGGATACGACGCTGACACCCTGATCACCCGCATGTTCAAGTGGATCCAGGTGGACCAGCGGCTCGACGTCGCCAGTGCCATGAGCGTCGTGAATTTCGCCATCGTGCTGGTGATCGTGGCCGCCTACATCAAGGTGGTCAAACCAATGAAGGAAGTGGACTAATGGCACATTCGACGCTCCCGCCCAGGGCCGGCACCACGCCGGCCGGTCCCGGCGTCGTCAGCGCCACACGGCGCAAGGCGCGCTATGGCAGCGACCAGGCCAGCGGCCCCCGTATCGCCTTGCGCATGGTGGTGGGCCTCATCATCGCCCTGGTCTTCCTGTCCCCGTACGTGATCATGGCCATAGGCTCCCTGAAGAGCCGCCCGGAGATCCTGAGCGTCCCGCCGAAATACCTGCCATCGGCGGCGCGTTTCGACAACTACGTCACAATGTGGTCCACCCCGGAAACCCCACTGCCGCAGAACCTGATCTCCACCATCATCATCGCCTCCTGCGCCACCATCCTGGTCCTGCTGGTCGCCACCCCGGCCGCGTACTACACAGCCAGGTTCAAGTTCCCCGGCAAGATGGTCTTCATGTTCCTGGTGATCGTGACCCAGATGCTGCAGCCGGCAGTACTGACCGCGGGCCTGTTCCGGGAAATGCTCGCCCTCAACATCGCGGACACCTGGCTTGCAATGATCCTGGTCAACGCCGCCTTCAACCTCTCCTTTGCGGTATGGATCATGCACAGCTTCTTCGCCGGAGTGCCGAAGGAAATCGATGAATCGGCCCAGATCGACGGTGCCGGCCGATTCGCTGTGCTGTTCAAGATCAACCTCCCGCTGGTGTGGCCGGGCATCGTCACGGCAATCATCTTCACTTTCGTCGCCTGCTGGAACGAGTTCGCCGCCAGCCTGGTGATCCTGCAGACTGCCGGAAACCAGCCGCTGTCCGTCGCGCTGACCAAGTTCGTGGGGCAGTATGACTCGGCGTGGCAGTACGTCTTCGGTGTCTCCGTCGTCGCCGTCGTGCCCGTGGTGATCCTGTTCATGCTGATCGAAAAACGGCTCATCGGCGGACTGACCGCCGGCAGCGTGAAGTGAGTCCCCGCCAAAGCCTGCACATTCCATGCCATCCGGCGCCGGGAACCTTGCCGGCTCCACGACAGGAACAACGAAAATCACGTGAAAATCATCAGAACCGGAACCTCCGCCGACGCGGGCGTCCACGCCGCCCGGATCGTTGCCGCCCTGGTCAGGGATAAACCCGCCGCTGTCCTGGGGCTGGCCACCGGCTCGTCACCCATGCCCCTGTACGAGGCACTCGCACACGAGGATCTTGATCTCAGTCAGGTGCGCGGATTCTCCCTGGACGAATACCTCGGGCTGGGCTCCACCCACAAGCACAGCTACGCCCAGGTCATCCAGCGTGAAGTCATCGACCGGCTGGGCCTGACGCCCTCCCTCATCCATACCCCGGACGGACAGGCACCCGACGCCGCCCGCGAGGCCCGTGACTTCGATGCCCGGATCCGCGCCGCCGGGGGCATCGACATCCAGATCCTGGGCATCGGTTCCAACGGTCACCTGGCCTTCAACGAACCCCCGTCCTCGTTCACCTCCCGGACCCGGGTGGTTGAGCTGGCCGACAGCACGCGGAAGGATAACGCCCGGTTCTTCGACTCGCTGGAGGATGTTCCCACCCATGCCATCACCCAAGGCATGGGCACCATCTCCGAGGCCCGGCACCTGCTGCTGATCGCCCACGACCTGCGCAAGGCGGAAGCCGCAGCCCGGGCCATCGAAGGGCCCGTCACCGAGGATTTCCCGGCATCCATGATCCAACTCCATCCCCACGTCACGGTCGTCCTCGACGAAGCCGCCGCAAGCGCACTGCAACACAGCTGACATGATCATCGAAGCAGCACGCCTGTTCAGCGCCGGCGAATGGCTGGAACCCGGTTGGATCGACATATCCGGACAGCTCATCCAGGCCGTGGGGCGGGGGAGGCCGCCTTACGAACCCGACATCCGGATCGAAGCGGCGCTGGTACCGGGATTTGTCGACGCCCACGTCCACGGCGGAGGTGGATACAGCTTCAACGACTCCGATCCGGCCGCCGCGGAGCGGATCGCTGGAACCCACCTCCGGCACGGAACCACGTCCATCATGGCAAGCCTGGTGACCGCGCCCCTGGATCAGCTTGAAGCACGCGTCCAGGCCCTTGCACCAAAAGTCCGCGACGGCCTGCTGGCCGGCATCCACCTCGAAGGGCCCTGGCTCAGCCCCACCCACAAAGGGGCGCACGCTCCCGAACTGTTGCGTGCCCCGGACCCACGCGAGATCAAGCAGCTCCTGCATGCCGGTGGTGGGACCGTGCGCATGGTGACCCTCGCTCCCGAACTGGAGGGCGGCCTCGCTGCCGTGCGCCAGATCCTTGACCTTAGAGCCGTCATTGCCATCGGGCACACGGACGCCACGTACGAGCAGACCCACGCGGCGCTCCGGGAAGGTGCGTCCGCCGGAACCCACATCTTCAATGGCATGCGCCCAATCCACCACCGGCAACCGGGACCCGCGGTAGCGCTTCTGGAAGACCGGGAAGCGTTCGTCGAACTGATAGCCGACGGCGTGCACCTCCACCCTGCGATGATCCGGACAATCTTCACCAGCGCGGCAAAGGCAGTGCTCGTAACTGACGCCATGGCGGCGGCCGCCGCACCCGAAGGCTCCTACAAGCTCGGGCACCTGGACGTCTACGTCCGGAACGGACAGGCCCGCCTGGCCAGCAACGGCAGCATCGCGGGCAGCACTCTCACGCTGGATGCAGCACTCCGGTACGCCGTGCAGACCGCCGGCGTACCCCTTGGAGAAGCGATCAAAGCACTAACCCAGCATCCGGCGGCCATGCTTGGACTGACAGAAGTCGGCGTGCTGGAAGCCGGTAAGCGCGCCGACCTCCTCGTGCTCGATCCCACGCTCGCCGTCCAGGCAGTGATGCGCGGCGGGGAATGGATCATGCACCCCTAGGCGTCTGGTTTCTTAGGCGTCCGGTATCCCCGAGTCGGGGCCATACAGCAGTTGCAACTCGTCCACCGTCGCCCGGCCCTGGATGGTAATGGCAGCCACCAGGGCTGCCCCTGCCTGGAGATCCCCCTGCCGGAGAACCGCCTCCAGTGATCCGGCCAGATGTGCCAGCCGCAAGCACCCCACCATCACCGAGGCAACTTTGAGACTGATCGCCGCGTCGACGGCGGCCGCCCGGTCCTCACGCTGGACCGAGGCCTCTATGCGACGCTGCCGCCGGACCCACATCCCGGCGTAGTCACTGGCGAACTTCCGTGCAATCTCCGGAGCACCCAGTTCTTCCCCCAGGCCCTTCAGCACCGCGGGATCCAGCAACGGGAGCCCATCGCTCCCAGATTTCGGGGCAACGTGGGGGCCGCTTCCGGCTGTCCCGCCGGGCACGGCAGCTACCGTCACGGGGTTCCCTAGTTGCTCGGATGCTGTACTGGCCATCATTCAAGGCTATGTCCCCGCTGCGCAGGATCCGTCCAACATCGGCTGATCCTGCGCAAAACATGGGCAACGGAGCTCAGGGAGCGGACTCCACCACGGATGTCTGCACAGCGGTCCAGGCAGTGGCGGTTCCGGCGGGGAAATCAGCGGTGGCCCGGAGTGCAACGTCCCGTTCCCCGATCATCAATCCGGTGGCCGGGTCGATGATGATTTCCTGCCGGGCGCCTCCGTCCGGGGATTGGATTCCCAGGGCGACGCCGGTCTTGCCGTTCAGTGTTGCCTGCTTGTCCACGACCGTGACGCCGGGGATGAGCGCGGCAGCCTTGTACAAGGCAGCGCGTAACTCGGCCGGGACGACTCCGGTTCGAAGGGTGTCTGCAACCGTGATCAGTGCCTCCATCTCGGGGGACGGGCCGGCACCCTTCGTGCGTTCAAGGATGGTATCCAAAAGGGCCTTCGGGTCCCGGGGAAGACCGGAAATCTGGTCAAGGGGCATGCCGTTGAGAACCGTTTGCTCCGACCCGTAGAAGTCGCCGCGCGGGGCACGCTGGATGCCGACCAGACTCACGCCGGGGTCTTTTGCCAGCGATTCCTGCATCTTGGCTGCCGCGGCCTTGGAGGCTTCGTTGAAGAAGGTCGCGGGCACCCGGTCTTCGCGGTTCCAGACCCATTCCCCGTTCCGGTCTGCCGGGACGTAGACCTGGCCTCCGGTCTTCTCCAGCCAAAAAGCCTGGGTTCCGTCGGCGGCGACGGAGCTGTGGCCGTACATCGCCGTCGTGTCGATTTTCAGGTACTGGCCCGGTGCCACCACCGGGTCGGAGGACTGGATGGTTGCTGCCGCCGCGTTATTCAGGATTTCGGCCGCTTCGGCGGTCGCTCCCGGGCGGCCGGGCACGACGACGTCGGCCGCTACGATGCCGCCCACGAGCAGGGCAGCGGCTGCCGAGGCCATCAGGATACGGCGCCGGATGGGGCTCACCTTAGTCGGAGCGTTCGGACCGGTTGTTGCGTCAGGACGGGAGGTGGAACCGATCGCGGCCATGAGGGTGTTGCGGCCCCGGGCCAGCGTCGCCTGGGGTGCGGAGCCGATGTCGTTACGCATTTCGCGGAGCAGCTGCAAGTCGTCCATGGTCGTTCTCCGTTTCATCAAGTCTTTGGGGGTTGAGCCGGGTTCGCAGCGTCCGGCGGGCACGATTCAGGCGGGACCGGACGGTTCCCACCGGAACCTCCATTGCCGCGGCGATGCCCTCGTAGGTCAGGTCGGCCCAGGCGTAGAGCAGCAGCGTTTCCCGATCTATGGGTGCCATGGACCTGAGCGTGCGGGCAATGCGCGCGGTGGCCGCCGAGGCGTCCACGCGGGCCGAAATCCGCTCCGAGTCGTCGCCCACAGCCTCTCGTGACGCCGCTTTGGCCGCAGCTTTCAGCATCCGGGCTTCTGCACGGTGGTGCCGGCGGAGCAGATTGGTGGCGATGCCGAAGAGCCAGGGCCGGGCATCGTCCCGGTCGAGGTCGTAGGCCTCCAGCTGTTCCCACGCGACGAGGAAGGTCTCCGACGTGACGTCGTCCGCGGCGAAGTCGCCGGCCCGTCTGGCGGCGTATCTGTAGATGACTGAGGCGTGTCTGTCGTATAACTCCCCGAAAACTACGGGGCTGTCCCGGGACCGCCTGATGATGTCGCTGTCTGTGCTCACACTCTGTATTGCCCGTTCCCCGCCAAAGAGTTCACGGAAATTTCCGCAAGTTGCGCCAGAGGTCCCCTGGCCGGGAGAAGAACAAGCATATAGGGGTAGTTCAGGTGGTGCTCCGGGCCGGGCGCCAAGCACGAGCGCGGGCGAACCCGATGCCGGCGAGGAGTGCACCGGCGGCTTCCGCCACTGCGCTGAGGGTCTTTTCCGCAAACCAGACCGGCTCGTACATGGCGGGGAACGGACCGAAGGCGGGGATGTTCACGTAGCGGTACAGGACAACTGCCGCGAAGGCGCTCAGGCCAACCACGAAGGCGGCGGCGTAGGCCGCCCGGCTGCCCCGCAGGAGAACGTAGACCGCGGCGAGGATGGCGGCCCCGGACTCGAGCAGGAAGAGGTTGCCCTGCCCGACGCCGGCATGGTTGCCCGCCTGATATCCCGGCGCCAGATGGATATGGACGCCGGCGTCGATGAACAGGGCAACAGCAGTGACCACACGCAGGGCAATATCGCTTCCGCGCACCCGGACCGAGCCGGCGGAGCGGCTTTGCCCGCTCACTGCACCGTCAGCGTGCCGTGCATGTTCGGATGGTAGGTGCAATGGAAGGGATACGTGCCAGGCGCTGTCGGTGCTGTAAACGTACCCGTCCCCCCGTTCTCCTTGACCTCCACATCAAACGCCGATCCTTGGTCCGCCGTCACGGTGTGCTCGGCGCTGTCCATGTTGGTCACCATCACGGTCGCGCCAGGGGACACGGTGATGGGAGCGCCGTAGTCGAAGTCCTTGATGCTGATCGATGCGGCGCTCGCCGAGGAACCCGCCGTCCCCGGCATACCGGACGTCATGGCCGGCGAGGACATCGGCATGCCGGGCGCTGCCGTCTGGGTCTTTGTTTGGGCCGGCGCTGTCGTCGGCGCCATGGATCCGCCGCTGGAGGAGCACCCTGCCGCTCCAGCCACTACGAGGGCTACAAGGAACGCAGCACGCACCTTTCCAGTCAACACACACCGTCCTCCGCGCTGAGCATTTAATACACCCATTGTCCGCCCGCCGCCGGGAAATAGCACCGGCACACAGCTGCACAGCACGGTGCATCCTCGCGGCTCTATACAGGCCGAACCGGCTGACTTACCGTAATTGGCATGAGCGTCCTGTCCCTGCCGCAGCGGGTGGCCCGGGCCGTGGGGGACAGCCCCATTTCAGAGCGGGTGGCTGTCGCCCAGGAACTCGTTTACGGGCCGGTGATCGGCTGGGCCCGGCGCAGCCTGTTCCACACCGGTGTCCTTGGCCACTCGGTACATCCGCCGCTCACCGACGTGACGCTCGGGTGCTGGGTCAGTGCGTCCATCCTCGACATAGCCGCAGGACCCCTGGCACGTGGTGGCGCCGCGCTTCTGGTCGGAGCCGGGCTGGCGGCGGCTGGCCCGACAGCTCTCGCGGGCACCGGAGACTGGGCCGGAATGACAGGCGCCGAGCGTCGGATCGGGGCCGTGCATGCCCTGGGCACCGACGTGGCCGTCTTCCTATTCCTCGGCTCCTTTATCGCACGGATGCGCGGGCGCTACGCCCTCGGCAGGAACCTGGGCCTCGCCGGAAATGCCGTTGCGGCAGGAGCCGGATTTTTGGGCGGACATCTGGCCCTCACCCGCGGAACCGCACGCCGGACCACTGGGATTACGGCCTAAAACAAAACCGCGTCTTTCCCGGCCGCCAGCCGAGTAAAGACGGGGGTTACGTGAACGCGCCGGGGGAGCAGGCAAGTTATCTAGCCGGACTGCTTGCGCAATGCTGCCCAGGCTTGGAACCCGCCGATAAGGTCGGTCGCACGGGCCAGCCCCAGCCGCTGCAGGGTGTGTGCAGCGAGGCTGGAGCTGTAGCCCTCATTGCAGACGATCACGATCCGCCGAGCGGGGTCGTCAGCGATCGGGAGCCGGTGGGCGCTGGAAGGATCGAGCCGCCACTCGAGAACGTTCCGGTCAATGACGACCGCTCCCGGAAGGTCTCCGTCGCGGTCCCGCTGGTCCACCGGCCGTGTATCAACAACAAGGGCGCCCGCTGCCATCTCCCGCTCAAGATCCGAAGCGTCAACACGCTCCAGCCCGATGCGGCTCTGAAGTAGTAGTTGGTTGATCGTAAGAGCCCCGGAGTAATCGCTCGGATCTAGACTGCGTTCGCAGATCGCGACGCCGTCGTCGGAGATAGGACACTGCTTCAACGTTTTCCTCGCTTGCCTGCTGATCGGTCGGTCGTTCCACCCTGAAGCGAAATGATGAGTACTTTGGTCGTCAATTTCAAGGGCTGGCCCCGATCCGGGTAACACAAAACCCCGCCTTTCCCGGCCGCTTGGCCAGTAAAGACGGGGTTTTCGTTGGTGCACCCCCCGGGACTCGAACCCGGAACCCATTGATTAAGAGTCAATTGCTCTGCCAGTTGAGCTAGAGGTGCAGCTGTTGTTTTCCTTCACCGTGGGCTTTTTATTTCCCGCGTTGTTCTCCGCAACGACATGAAACTCTACACGAGTTTCGCCGGAGTGTGAAATCGGCGGGGACGGGATGCCTGGAATCAGCCGGGAAGGTCCAGAACCAGCACGAAATCAGGGTTTTGCTCGTTGCTGAGGACCCACAGGCGGCCGTCCGGAGCCATTGCAACATCCCGGATCCTGCCGTACTGCCCTGTGAAATAGCCCACAGGAGCCTCGGCGGACTCGCCGCGGAGGGGCACGGTCCAGAGACGCTGCCCGCGAAGGGCTCCGAGATAGGCCGTATCGCCAACGATCTCGAGCCCGCTGGGGGAGGAGTCCGGCGTCGAGGGCCAGACGACCTTGGCGTCGAGGAAGCCGGCCCGGCCCGGAGCCCCGGTGACCTCGGGCCAGCCGTAGTTGCCGCCGGGCACAATCAGATTGAGCTCGTCGTCGACGGTGGGGCCGAACTCGCTGGCCCAAAGCCGGCCGGCGCTGTCCCAGGCAAGTCCCTGGACGTTGCGGTGCCCAAGGCTATAAACAGGGTTGTCTCCGAACGGATTTCCCGGCGCGGGATGGCCCTCGGGGGTGAGTCGCAGGATTTTGCCACCTAGCGCCTTGGAATCCTGCGGTTGCTCCCGTCGCTGTGAATCCCCGGTGCCCACGTAAAGGTATCCGTCCGGGCCGAACCGGATCCTGCCGCCGTTGTGGGTTGTGGCTTTCGGGATCCCGGTGAAGATGACCTCGGGGGCGGCCAGCTGCAGGCCTGTGCCGTTTTGGTCGACCCGCATTCGGGCGATCCGGTTGTCTTCCGCAGCTGTGAAGTAGGCGTACAGGTAGCGGTCGGCGCTGAAGTTCGGGGAAAGGGCCAGCCCCAGCAGCCCGCCCTCGCCGGCGGGCACGACGTCGGACACTTTGCCAAGCGTCCCGGCGGTGCCGGATCCACTGACAGTTCTCAGCAGGGCGGTGCCACGCTCGGAAATGATGGCCGTGCCGTCCGGCAGGAAGACCGTGGACCAGGGCACCTGGAGGCCTGCCTCGATGCGTTCGGCGACGGTCGGAGCGGCCGGAGCGGGGCCCGGGCTCGTGGCGGCGGGGCTTCCGCCGGCCGCGCTTCCGCCGGCCGGAGTGCTGGCAGCCGGGACATACGGCGCCGCTCCACTGCCTGCTCCCGGAGTGCAGGCAGAGAGCGCACACGCGGACAGTAGGATCGCGGCAGCGGCCGATTGCCTGACCCGCCTCGCATTCATCATTTTCCGGCCCCCTGGTCCTGGCGTCAGGACCGATCGCGGGTCTGGCGCTTACAGCCGAACCCGGCGGGGCGGCCGGAAACCGGCGGCTTCTGCGTGGGCGACCGACTCGAACCAGACTCCCGCCGCGGTTTCCTCGTATGACGGGCTGCTTTCGTCGTGATAGGTCATGGAGGAAGCATCGCCCTTGACGGTGAAACCCTCGGGAGCGCTGCCGTCAGCTCTTGGTGCTGCCGATCCCTCCCCATAGGGCTGGTCCAGGGCGAGGTGGCCGGCTGGTTCCGCCCGGTGGCTGGCAAAGCCGTCGGCGGGCCTGTCCTGTTCCTCCAGCAGGCCCGCTTCAGCAGCGGCTGATTCGGCGCCGGGAAGGGTGGGGGCATGCGATTGGGTGTATTCGGGGTGGTGCACAGGCGCGTTCGCTGCTCCGGCGGCAGCCGCGCCCGCCGGTGTCGTGCGCTCTTCCTGAACGGCGCTCGCTCCCGAGGAGGGCTCGTGATGGACGGCAGCGTGCGGCTCGGCCGGCGGCGTTTCCGACCATTGCGTCTCCCACTCCGCCTGCTCCTGCCCGGCCCCGGCCTGCGTCTTCCCGGTCCCGGCAGCGGGCTGCACTGTCCCAGTCCCGGCGGCAGGCTGCCCACCCTGCTCACGCCCGGCGGCGGGCTGCCCACCCTGCTCACGCGCGGCGGCTGGCTCCTCCTGCGCCGTGCGGGGCGCCACCGGCTCGGCGTTGCCGAACCCTGCGGCTGAGGGGATGCCGGTGGTACCGGCAGCTACGGCCGACGCCGCGGCGCTGCCACCGGACAACGCGCCGTCGTGCCTCTCCCCGCCCGGGGGAGCCGTGGGCGGGGCGCCGGTACCCGCGACGGTACCGGCCTCCGAGGACCCAGCCGCACTACGGGAGTTGCGGTTCAACAGCCACCAGACGACGGCGACAATCACCACGATGACGATGAGCCAGATAAGCCAATCCATAGCAGAGCCCTTCGGTCCAGGAGGCAAGGTTGCCGTTGCTTGACGGTACGTCCGCCCGGAGGCGGCTGTCCACCCTCGCGGAACCCGCCCTGTAGCCTCTCATCATGGATTTCAAGAGACTGCGGATTCTCCGGGAGCTCGCCCACCGCGGCACGGTCGGAGCCACCGCCGAGGCTCTGAATGTGACGCCCTCCGCCGTCTCCCAGCAGCTCAGGACCCTGCAGGAGGAGCTCGGGGTGGTCCTCGTGGAAAAGTCCGGCCGCGGAGTGCGCCTGACCGAGGCGGGACTGGCCATGGCCGCCGCAGCGGCCGAGGTGTCCACGGCCATGGCCCGTGCTGAAGCCACCATCGACATCTACCGCCTCGGATGGCAGACGCACGTGAAGGCCGCGTTCTTCCCCAGCGCCGCCGAGATGTTCCTGCCCGGGCTGCTGCACCGGGTCAAGGCGATTGACGGGCTGCGCTTCGAGGCGCACTTCGAGGATCCCAATGTGGCCGGGTTCGCGGCGCTCACCGCCGACTACGACGTCGTCCTGGCCCACAGCGTCGACGGCCCGGACGTTTTCGCCCGGCAGGGCCTCGTGGTGGAACCGTTGCTGGACGAGCCGCTCGACGTCGCCGTCCCGGCCGGCCACATCCTCGCCGACAAGGACGTGCTCTGTGCGCAGGACGTGATCGGCTATCCGTGGATGGGCGTGCCGGAGGGCTTCCCCTTCGACACCGTCCTCCGGCAGATCGAGGTGCAGGCGGACTCGCCGGCGGTCCGCGCGCAGCTTTACCCGGATCTGCGCGTCCTGGAAGCGCTTGTGAGCGCGGGACACGGACTCAGCCTGCTGCCGCGCTACACCGCGCTGAAGAACCAGGGACAGGGGTTCGTCCTGCGTCCGCTGTCCGGCGTCAAGGCGAGCCGGAGCATCGTGGCCCTGGCCCGCCCCGACGTCGCGGCCCGGACCACCATCCAGCAGGTGCTGTCCCTGTTGAAAGCCGAAGCGCGGGCCGTGGCGGAAGCTCCCGAACTGCGGAACGCAGCGCGCCTCAGCTGACACGGGGACTAGGAGGTGTCCACGTAGTGAGACGAGAGTCCACTATTTGATCGAAATAATCCCGGTTTTCCGCTTAATGCACCCTCCGTGGTCGTCCGCTTCCCCGGGTTCACCCTAGACTTTGAGCCATGAGTGAGGACACCCAAACAACAACAGACACCAAACCGGACATCAAACCACGCAGCCGGGTCGTCACCGATGGAATCCACGCCGCTCCGGCGCGCGGGATGTTCCGGGCGGTCGGCATGGGCGACGACGACTTCGCCAAGCCGCAGATCGGCGTCGCCAGTTCGTGGAATGAAATCACTCCCTGCAACCTTTCCCTGAACCGGCTCGCCCAGGGCGCCAAGGAAGGCGTCCACGCCGGCGGCGGGTTCCCGATGCAGTTCGGCACCATCTCGGTCTCCGACGGCATCTCCATGGGACACGAGGGCATGCACTTTTCCCTCGTTTCCCGCGAAGTCATCGCCGACTCGGTCGAGACCGTCATGCAGGCCGAGCGGATCGACGGTTCCGTGCTCCTGGCCGGCTGCGACAAGTCGCTCCCCGGCATGCTGATGGCGGCCGCCCGCCTGGACCTCGCCAGCGTCTTCCTCTACGCCGGCTCCATCATGCCCGGCTGGGTCAAGCTTGAGGACGGCTCCGAAAAGGAAGTCACCCTGATCGATGCTTTCGAGGCCGTGGGCGCCTGCGCCGCCGGCAAGATGAGCCTGGAAGACCTCACCCGCATCGAAAAGGCCATCTGCCCGGGCGAAGGCGCCTGCGGCGGCATGTACACGGCCAACACCATGGCCTGCATCGGCGAGGCGTTGGGCATGTCCCTTCCCGGTTCGGCCGCCCCGCCGTCCGCCGACCGCCGGCGCGACGAGTTCGCCCGGAAGTCCGGCGAAGCCGTCGTCAACCTGCTGCGCCTCGGCATCACCGCGCGCGACATCATGACCAAGAAGGCGTTCGAGAACGCCATCGCCGTCACCATGGCCTTCGGTGGCTCCACCAACGCCGTGCTGCACCTGCTGGCCATCGCCCGGGAAGC from Arthrobacter sp. B3I9 encodes:
- a CDS encoding carbohydrate ABC transporter permease; protein product: MSTTAAKGKTRDARSAGPAAPRRAKASRGRDSLWKALPWIAPCLVLIFGIVLFPAAYMIYNAFRSISSYGTDVGAAGLKNFQIVFADPALPRVLLNTAVWVVAVGLITVVLSLALAQFLNKPFPGRTLVRMAVIVPWAASVVMTTTVFVYGLDPFYGIINKFMVDLHLIDAPFGFTKSMPSAFIIAILTAVFVSLPFTSYTILAGLQSIPGEVLEAAKMDGAGPARTYFSVVLPQLRDSLAVAVLINIINVFNNLAILKLITGTLPGYDADTLITRMFKWIQVDQRLDVASAMSVVNFAIVLVIVAAYIKVVKPMKEVD
- a CDS encoding carbohydrate ABC transporter permease codes for the protein MAHSTLPPRAGTTPAGPGVVSATRRKARYGSDQASGPRIALRMVVGLIIALVFLSPYVIMAIGSLKSRPEILSVPPKYLPSAARFDNYVTMWSTPETPLPQNLISTIIIASCATILVLLVATPAAYYTARFKFPGKMVFMFLVIVTQMLQPAVLTAGLFREMLALNIADTWLAMILVNAAFNLSFAVWIMHSFFAGVPKEIDESAQIDGAGRFAVLFKINLPLVWPGIVTAIIFTFVACWNEFAASLVILQTAGNQPLSVALTKFVGQYDSAWQYVFGVSVVAVVPVVILFMLIEKRLIGGLTAGSVK
- a CDS encoding glucosamine-6-phosphate deaminase; the protein is MKIIRTGTSADAGVHAARIVAALVRDKPAAVLGLATGSSPMPLYEALAHEDLDLSQVRGFSLDEYLGLGSTHKHSYAQVIQREVIDRLGLTPSLIHTPDGQAPDAAREARDFDARIRAAGGIDIQILGIGSNGHLAFNEPPSSFTSRTRVVELADSTRKDNARFFDSLEDVPTHAITQGMGTISEARHLLLIAHDLRKAEAAARAIEGPVTEDFPASMIQLHPHVTVVLDEAAASALQHS
- the nagA gene encoding N-acetylglucosamine-6-phosphate deacetylase, whose translation is MIIEAARLFSAGEWLEPGWIDISGQLIQAVGRGRPPYEPDIRIEAALVPGFVDAHVHGGGGYSFNDSDPAAAERIAGTHLRHGTTSIMASLVTAPLDQLEARVQALAPKVRDGLLAGIHLEGPWLSPTHKGAHAPELLRAPDPREIKQLLHAGGGTVRMVTLAPELEGGLAAVRQILDLRAVIAIGHTDATYEQTHAALREGASAGTHIFNGMRPIHHRQPGPAVALLEDREAFVELIADGVHLHPAMIRTIFTSAAKAVLVTDAMAAAAAPEGSYKLGHLDVYVRNGQARLASNGSIAGSTLTLDAALRYAVQTAGVPLGEAIKALTQHPAAMLGLTEVGVLEAGKRADLLVLDPTLAVQAVMRGGEWIMHP
- a CDS encoding Hpt domain-containing protein, producing the protein MASTASEQLGNPVTVAAVPGGTAGSGPHVAPKSGSDGLPLLDPAVLKGLGEELGAPEIARKFASDYAGMWVRRQRRIEASVQREDRAAAVDAAISLKVASVMVGCLRLAHLAGSLEAVLRQGDLQAGAALVAAITIQGRATVDELQLLYGPDSGIPDA
- a CDS encoding CU044_5270 family protein — translated: MDDLQLLREMRNDIGSAPQATLARGRNTLMAAIGSTSRPDATTGPNAPTKVSPIRRRILMASAAAALLVGGIVAADVVVPGRPGATAEAAEILNNAAAATIQSSDPVVAPGQYLKIDTTAMYGHSSVAADGTQAFWLEKTGGQVYVPADRNGEWVWNREDRVPATFFNEASKAAAAKMQESLAKDPGVSLVGIQRAPRGDFYGSEQTVLNGMPLDQISGLPRDPKALLDTILERTKGAGPSPEMEALITVADTLRTGVVPAELRAALYKAAALIPGVTVVDKQATLNGKTGVALGIQSPDGGARQEIIIDPATGLMIGERDVALRATADFPAGTATAWTAVQTSVVESAP
- a CDS encoding RNA polymerase sigma factor is translated as MSTDSDIIRRSRDSPVVFGELYDRHASVIYRYAARRAGDFAADDVTSETFLVAWEQLEAYDLDRDDARPWLFGIATNLLRRHHRAEARMLKAAAKAASREAVGDDSERISARVDASAATARIARTLRSMAPIDRETLLLYAWADLTYEGIAAAMEVPVGTVRSRLNRARRTLRTRLNPQRLDETENDHGRLAAAPRNA
- a CDS encoding cupredoxin domain-containing protein is translated as MRAAFLVALVVAGAAGCSSSGGSMAPTTAPAQTKTQTAAPGMPMSSPAMTSGMPGTAGSSASAASISIKDFDYGAPITVSPGATVMVTNMDSAEHTVTADQGSAFDVEVKENGGTGTFTAPTAPGTYPFHCTYHPNMHGTLTVQ
- a CDS encoding rhodanese-like domain-containing protein encodes the protein MKQCPISDDGVAICERSLDPSDYSGALTINQLLLQSRIGLERVDASDLEREMAAGALVVDTRPVDQRDRDGDLPGAVVIDRNVLEWRLDPSSAHRLPIADDPARRIVIVCNEGYSSSLAAHTLQRLGLARATDLIGGFQAWAALRKQSG